The sequence GGTATTGGGGTTTTTAGACGATGTGGTAAAGATATTTGGTGAGGGTAGAAGAGGAGTTAGGCCTTTAGGAATAGCCTATGGATTGACTAGATTTCAAAAATTTGTTTTGCAGTGGATATTGGCGGGCATAGTTTCTTTCTTTCTTTATTTTAAGATGGGAATTAGCATAATTCATATACCATTTGTTTCTATGACTTTGAATTTAGGTTTTTGGTATGTTCCTTTTGCCGCTTTTTTGATTGTTCTTTTCTCAAATGCCTATAACATTACAGATGGGCTTGATGGTTTGGCGGCTGGTCTTTTGGTTATTTCTTTGGGAGTTTTTGCAGTTATTGCTAGTGGAAATTTAGATGCACCTCTATCTGTCTTTATTGCTTTGTGGATAGGTTCTCTGATTGCCTTTTTATATTTTAATGTCTGGCCCGCAAGGATCTTTCTTGGTGACTCTGGAGCTCTTTCTTTTGGGGCTACTTTGGCTGTAATTGGTCTTCTAACAGGGTCGGTATTTGCTCTCTTTTTGGTTGGAGCAATTTATTTATTGGAAACTATTTCTTCTGCAATCCAAATCTTTGGTTGGAAGTTCTTGAAAAGACCGATTTTTCTTATCGCTCCAGCGCATCACATTTTTTTGGCTAAAGGTTGGGAGGAACCAAAGATTGTTACAAGAGCTTGGCTTGCTGGTTTGATACTTGCGGTTTTTGCTCTTTGGCTTTCTACAATCTAATTTTTCCTTCTCATGGTTATTAAAAGAATAAAAAATAATTTTGACTGGCAGTTTCTAGTTATTGTTTTAATATTGACTTTTTTAGGTTTAGTTTTTATTGCTGATGCTTCAGCTCCTCAAGCCTTGAAATTTTTTGGTGATAGATTTTATTTTGTTAAACAGCAGGTAGTTTGGGCTTTGTTTGGGTTTGTTTTTCTTTTGTTGTTTTCTAATATTAATTATAAGATTTGGTCAAAGCTTTCAGTTTTTATTTTTGCTTTTAGTATTTTTCTTTTGATTTTAGTGATTACACCCTGGTTTGGTTTTAAGGCATTAGGTGCCAGTAGGCGAATTGTCCTTGGCTCTTTTGGGTTTCAGCCTTCAGAGTTGGTAAAATTCAGTTTAGTGCTTTATTTTGCTAAGCTAGCAGAGTCAAGAAAAGGTTTTTTTGCTTATATATTGCCCTTATTTATTGTGTGTTTTTTGATAATGCTTCAGCCTGATTTGGGGACAACATTAGTAGTTGCTGCAATTGGTACGGCTCAAATATTTGTTGCTGGTGTGAGTGCTGTTAAATTTTTGGGTTTGTTAATCTTATCTTCTTTTTTGGGTTTTGCCTTAATTTGGTTTTCTGATTATCGTCGAGATCGTCTTCTGACTTTTTTAAAGCAAGTAACAGATCCTCTTGGAAAGTCTTATCATATCAGCCAAATTTTAATTTCTTTAGGTTTAGGAGGTTTTTGGGGAGTCGGATTGGGTGAATCAAGGCAAAAGTATCTCTTTTTACCTGAGGCAGCAACCGACTCTATTTTTGCAATAATAGCTGAAGAGATAGGGTTTGTTGGTAGCGTTGTTTTGATAGGTCTTTTTCTTTATTTAATCTATCGAGGTTTTAAGATTGCAGTCTTGTCTTCTGATATTTTTGCTAAGATGACAGCTTTTGGTTTTACGGTCTGGATAGCCTCTCAAGCTTTTCTCAATTTAGCCTCAATGACATCCTTAACACCTTTGACTGGTATTCCTTTACCGTTTATATCTTATGGGGGCTCATCTTTAATAATGATTTTAATGTCAGCAGGTATAGTTCTGAATATTTCTAAATATCAGAATTTGGATTTATCAAGAATGGTGGGTCGTAAATTAATTAGAAAGAAAAACAAAAAATGAGAAAAGTTCTTTTAACTGGTGGCCATGCAGCTACAACAGCTATAGCAGTTGTGGAGGAGATTATCAGGCGGTATCAAAACCAGCCGGTTGAGATTTATTGGATAGGGGTTAAGAATGCTTTTGAGGGTAAGGATGTACCAACTCTTGAGTCGGTGCATTTTTCAAAATTAGGGATAAAAACTCATTTTATTTTAACTGGCAGGTTGCAAAGGAGGTTTGGTCTTTGGACGATTCCTTCTTTAATTAAAATCCCCTTTGGTTTTTTGCAATCTCTTTTACTGCTGATCAAAATTAGACCAGATGTTATTGTATCTTTTGGTGGTTTTGCTGCATTTCCGGTGGTTTTGATGGGCAAGATTTTAGGAATCCCGTCTATTCTTCATGAACAGACAGCAGCAGCAGGCAGAGCTAATCTTTTTTCAGCTCCTTTTGTTAAGAAAATTGCTTTAGCAAGAAAGGAAAGTCTTAAATATTTTGATTCAAATAAATCTGTAGTAGTTGGTAATCCGGTGATGACACAAATTTTTGAAGTTTACCCAAAGGAGAAAATTTCGAGTCCACCAGTAATTTATATTACTGGTGGTTCTAGGGGTTCAAACGCCATTAATGAAAATGTTTTACCCATCTTAGAAGAGCTTTTACAAAAATTTTATCTTATACATCAAACGGGATTGATTGATTATCCTCGGCTTAAAAGGATTAGAGATAAACTTCCTAGAAATTTGCAGTCAAGGTATGAAGTTTATTCTGTTATTGATCCAATGCAGGTAGATGGTGTTTACAGAAGAGCTGACATAGTTATTGCTCGTGCTGGTGCAAATACAGTGGCTGAGATTATGGTTGTTAAAAGGCCCTCGATTCTTATTCCAATACCATTTTCCTATCTTGATGAGCAGACTAAAAATGCTCTTTTAGCCAAGGATTTTGGAATAGCGAAAATCTTAAAACAAGATAATCTTTCTCCTCAGAAGCTTATCGAGGAGATAGAAGATATTTATTCTAATTGGGAGACTTATGTAAAAAGAAGTCTAGAAAAGGATAGCCCTGATTTAAAAGCAAGTAGCAATTTTGTTGATTTTATAGAAAAAGTATGCAATGAGTAAAAGGAAATTAGCTTATATATTTTTGACTATTCTTTTGTTGTCTATTTTTATTTTTCCTTATTTTCTGAAGGTACGTTCCGTTTCCTGTATTACTGAGGATGGCAACTGCTCTATGGAAATACTGGCAAATCTTGAGCAAGTTAAAGGTGATAGTTATTTTCAAGCGAAAAAAAAGGCAATTTCATTTCTTTCCAAAAATCCTCTTGTGACTAGTTATAAGATTTATTTTAGTTTTCCAGATATATTTTTAGTTAAGGTTGGTTTAGTAAAAGTTAATTATATCTTAAAGAATTCTAAGATTGGCTCATTTTATCTTATTAATAGTTTTGGTGAGGTTTTAGCTGAAAAAGGCGATATTGATAAAAGATCTTTTGTTGAAAGCGAACTTTACGATCTTAAAATAGGTCAAAAAGTTGAAGATAAAGTCTTAACGGCAGTATCGGTATTTTCTTATCTTGATTATTTGTATAAAATTGATTATTCGAGACTTTTTGAAGATAGGCTAGAGGTTAAATTAAATAATGGCCCGGTTTTGATTTTGCCGGTGGAAGGGAAAGATGAAAGACTTGTGGCTGGCTCGGTTAGGTTTTTAGTTAATCAGCTTGAGAATAATTATGAAAAGTTTAGGCTTGATAAGTCTTATGATAATATTACAATAGATTTAAGATATAAAAATCCTATTTTGAAATAAAATGGCAAAGTCAAGAATAATTTCAGCTTTAGATTTGGGATCAAGCAAAATCACAACCATTATTGCTCAGGTAGATTTTTCTCAAGATATTTATGAAAGTGGCATTGGGGTGGTTGGGGTTTCATCAGTTGACTCTAAAGGTATAAGAAAGGGTCAAATTATAAATATCGAGGAGGCGGTAGAATCGATAATCGAAAGTGTTGAGTCAGCGGAAAGAATGGCTGGTTACAATTTAAGTTCTGCTTATGTGGCTTTAGGTGGCGCGAGTATTTCTTCTCAGAATTCTCATGGGGTGGTTGCTATTTCTGATGCTGATGGTGAGATAAACGATTTGGATATAGAGCGGGTTATTGATGCGGCTTCAGCTATTTCCTTACCTGTATCAAGGGAGATTATACATGTCATACCCAGAGAATTTACTGTTGACGGGGAAGGGGGGGTGAAAGATCCTATTGGGATGAGTGGGGTTAGGCTTGAAGTTGATACACATGTAATTACTGCCTCAACAGCTTCGGTTAGAAATCTCAAGAAAGCTGTTGAAGAAGCTGGGGTGGGAATATCAGAAATAGTTTTTAGTGGTTTGGCGGCATCAGAAGCAGTAGCTACAAATACAGAAAAAGAACTAGGTTGCGTTGTGGTGGATATAGGGGGAGGAACTACTTCAATATGTGTTTTTGTGGATAATGCTTTGGCTTATTCGGGGGTTATACCCATTGGGGCAAAGAATGTTACTAACGACTTAGCTATAGGTTTAAGAATTTCTCTTGAATCAGCTGAGAGGATAAAGTTGCTTCTTTCGTCTTATGAGAAGAAAAAAGACAAGACGGAAGAGGTGTCTTTAACAGATAACTTAGATTTGAGCAAAGAGAATCTTGAGATTAAGAAAGTTTCGAGGAAGACTTTAGTGGAAGGTATTATAAGACCGCGTCTTAATGAGATATTTAGTATGGTTAGGCTTGAGCTTGATAAATACGGTCTTTTAGGAAAGACTCCTTCAGGAATCATTGTTACTGGTGGAGGAGCAGAAACGGTGGGGATAATTGAAAGTGCTAGAAGAATTTTGTCATTACCAGCAAGGATTGGTGTTCCCACAGGGGTAAGTGGTCTGGTTGATGATATTCTGTCTCCTGCCTATGCCGTTCCTGTTGGGCTTATAATTTATGCTTCAAAACAGGGTGAAGAAGAGGGTATGCCATTGACAAAATTAGGTAAAAAAATTAAATTACCAGTAAAGGGATCTTTTAGCAAGATTATTGAATCAATTAGAAATCTTCTGCCCTAAAGAGAGGCAGTTGTGTTTATCTGTCCTCTATTATACAATCTGCCTATAATAATTTTATGGCTCTAGTTAAACCAGATGAAGCAAGAATAGCAAAGATAAAAGTAGTTGGAGTTGGTGGTGGTGGTGGCAATGCTGTATCTTCGATGGCAGAGGAAAATTTAATAAAAGGAGTTGAATTTATAGTTGTTAATACTGATGCTCAAGTTTTACTCCAAAATAAAGCTCCTACAAAAATTCAAATAGGTGAGAAATTGACCAAAGGCTTGGGAGTTGGGGGAAATCCTGAAATTGGAAGGCAAGCAGCTGAAGAGTCTATAGAGAAAATAAAAGAGCTTTTGATTGATACAGATATGGTTTTTGTAACTGCAGGTATGGGGGGAGGAACAGGAACAGGAGCTTCTCCAATTATTGCCAGGGCAGCTCGTGAAGCAGGAGCACTAACGGTAGGTGTAGTTACAAAGCCCTTTGCTTTTGAGGGAACAAGAAGAGGAGTGATTGCTGAAGAAGGGATAGAAAAGTTGCGTCAAGAGGTTGATACTTTGATTGTTATCCCCAACCAGCGTCTCATGGATGTTATTGATAAAAAGATGACTTTGGTTGAAGCATTCAAACTAGCCGATTCTGTTTTGTCTCAAGCTGTTGGAGGAATTGCTGATATTATTACTACACCAGGACTTATTAATGTCGATTTTGCTGATGTTAAAACGATTATGAAGGACGCGGGAACAGCACTTTTGGGAATTGGTACTGGAGTTGGGGAAAACAGAGCTCAGATGGCGGCTCGCGCAGCTATTTCTTCCCCACTTTTGGATCTTTCAATAGAAGGAGCAAGAGGGGTGCTTTTCAACATTGCGGGTGGCAATGATTTAACAATGTTTGAGGTTAATGAAGCAGCAAAAATTATTTCCCAATCGGCTGATGCAGATGCAAATATTATCTTTGGTGCAGTTATCAAGAACGACCTCAACGATCAGGTTAAAATTACTGTTATAGCCACTGGTTTTGATGAGACTCAATCAAGACTTGCCTCTTTCTCAAAAGTTGGCAATGAGACAAGGGTAGAAGGAATAATTAGTGATACTATCAACAAAGCAGGAAAATCCGAAGCTGAAGATGAAGAAGAGAGTAGAGAGGTTGTTGATACTGGCGATGAAGACTCAGATGTTTTTGGCCAGAAATTCGAAATACCAGCTTTCTTGAGGAAGATTCATTAGTTTAAATTTATCTTCTTTTTTGCCGTTTATGGTAGTAAAATATTTTAAATTATGAAGAATAAATTTTATTTTAACCCCATAAGTCCGAAGGTTTCTTTTCAGGAGATAGAAAGGAAGATGTTTGATTATTGGAAAGAGAATGATGTTGAAAAAAAATATCTAAAGAAGAATAAAAATTCTAATAGGTATTTCTCCTTTTTAGATGGTCCGATTACTGCTAACAACCCAATGGGTGTTCATCATGCTTGGGGTAGAACTTATAAAGATCTTTGGCAAAGATTTAAAAACATGCAAGGCTTCAAACAAAGGTTTCAAAATGGATTTGATTGCCAGGGTTTGTGGGTTGAAGTGGAGGTTGAGAAAGAATTGGGTTTTAAGACGAAAAAAGATATAGAAAAATATGGGGTTGATAAATTCGTAGAAAAATGCAAGGAAAGAGTTCTCAAGTTTGCCAAGATTCAAACAGAACAATCCAAAAGGCTTGGTTATTTTATGGATTGGGACAATTCTTATTACACAATGAGCGAGGAAAATAACTATATGATTTGGTATTTCCTGAAGGTTTGTCATGAGAATGGATGGATATATAAAGGCAATGATTCGGTGCCTTGGTGTCCAAGATGCGAGACAGCTATATCACAGCATGAGATCTTGACTGAGGATTATAAAGAATTAACTCATACTTCCATTGTTTTGAAATTCCCCATTGTTGGTCGAGAAAATGAATATCTCTTGGTTTGGACTACTACTCCTTGGACTATTCCTGCTAATGTAGCAGTGGCCGTTGATAAGGATTTGGAATACGCAATGATAGAAGATAGAGGTAGTTATTATTGGTTGGCTAAGGATTGTGTAAAGAGAATTTTCAAGGAAGACAGAAAGCCTTTAAAATTTGTTCGCGGTGAAAAGCTTTTAGGGCTTAAATATAGAACTGCTTTTGATGATTTACCCGCAGTTAAAGAAGTTTCTTCTCACCCCAATTTTCATACGGTTGTGGCTACAGACGATAGAATAATGCCCATTACTGTTGAAGAGGGAACTGGACTTGTTCACACAGCAGTTAGCGCCGGAACAGAGGATTATAGATTGGGGCAGAAAATTAATTTACCGATGATACCTGTTATTAATGACGATGCAAGTTATAAAGAAAATTTAGGTTTCTTGGCAGGATTAAATGCCAAGAAAGATCCAAATATAATCTTTGACTACCTTGATAAAAGAGAGAAAGAATATGGGGAAAATTGGGTCTTTGATAAATTTGAATATAAGCATAGATATCCAGTTTGTTGGCGTTGCAAAGAAGAGCTAGTTTGGAAGGTGACCGATGAATGGTATATTGCTATGGATAGACCTACGAAGGTAGGGAAGAGCAAAGGCCTAACTTTAAGACAAAGATTGATGAAAACGGCTAAAAAGATAAATTGGATACCTTCTTTTGGACTTAAAAGAGAAATCGACTGGCTTGAAAATATGCAGGATTGGCTTATTAGCAAGAAAAATCGTTATTGGGGTTTAGCTTTGCCGATCTGGGAATGTGATAAATGTGGTAATTTTGAGGTTATTGGATCAAAGGAAGAGCTAAAAGAAAGAGCTGTTTCCGGCTGGGAGAAATTTGAGGGTAAGACACCACATAAACCTCAGATTGATTTTGTTAAGATAAGGTGCTCTAAATGTGGAACTATAATCTCCAGAATTGAGCCAGTTGGAAACCCATGGCTTGACGCTGGTATAGTCTCTTTCTCTACAATTAGTAAGGATAATAAATCTAAACCTTTGTACCTGGTTGATAAAAAGGAATGGAGAAAATGGTTTCCTTCAGATTTTATCACTGAGAGCTTCCCTGGTCAGTTTAAGAATTGGTTTTATTCACTTATTGCTATGAGCACGGTGTTGGAAGATGAAAATCCGACAAAGACTATCTTGGGTTTTGCCACTCTTTTGGCGGAAGATGGGAGGCCGATGCATAAATCTTGGGGAAACTTTATAGAGTTTAATGAGGGTGCTGAAAAAATAGGTGTTGATGTGATGCGTTGGATATATGTTCGTCAAAATGTTTCTGAAAACTTGCTTTTTGGTTACAAACTTGCCGATGAGACAAGAAGAAGATTTCATCTTAAACTTTGGAATATTTACAATTTCTTTGTTACTTATGCAAATATTGACGGATGGACACCTGATGAGAATATTAAAAATACAAATCTTGATATTTTAGATAGATGGATTTTGCTTCGTTTTAAAGAATTACTGGAAAAAGTGACTTTAAGTCTAGAAAAATATGATGCCAGTCTTGCTAGCGGTTTAATTGAGGATTTTGTTGATGATCTTTCTAATTGGTATATTCGCCGCAGTCGGCAAAGAGTAGGGCCTTGGGCTCAAGACAATCTGTCTAAAGAGGCGTTTTATAAAACTCTTTACTTAATTATGAAGAATTTATCTAAATTGCTTGCACCTTTTACTCCTTTCTTAAGTGATGAAATCTATCAGAATTTAACCAAAGAATTATCGGTACACTTAGCAAGTTGGCCTGATGTTGATTTATCTTTCTTGGAAGATGGCGAGGAGTTAATTACAAAAATGAATTATTTGAGGAATTGTGTTGAAAAGGTTCATAGCAAAAGGAAAGAATTGGGTATTCCAATTCGTCAACCTCTTTTGAAAGCAGAGATTGGGGTGGCTGATAAAAGTTATGAGAAATTGGATAGGGAACTTCTGATGATTGCGGAAGAAGAGCTTAATATAAAGGAGTTGTTGTTTAGATTTTCTAAAGAAGAATACATTAAATTGGATACTAAAATTACTCCTCAGTTAGAAGAAGAGGCAAAAACTAGAGAGTTGATAAGAAAAGTCCAAGAGGAGAGGAAGAAGATGAACATATCTTTTACTCAACCATCAGTAATTTTCTCTCCCTGGCAGCCTAAGAATAAAAGCTTGTTGGAAGCGATTCTTAAAAAAACTTATTCTGAAAAAATAATTAACAGCGATAGATTTGAGGTGAAAACTCTAAATGAAAAGTAGTTTTTTGAAAGATCTTGATCCGGTTATTACAATTTCTATATCTTTATTGGTTTTTTTAAGTGTTTTAACTCTAAATTCTATTGCCCCCAATCTTTTTCCTGTTTATTATTTTTATATTCTTTTGGGAGTAATTTTGTTTTTTTTATTTTCTAGGATAGACTATGAAATAATTTCTTTTTTTTCCCCCTATATTTATTGGTTTTCTATTTTTATTTTGTTTTTGGTTCTTTTGGTGGGAAACGTAACAAGGGGAGCAGTGCGTTGGATACCTTTGGGCTCGTTTACTATTCAGCCAGCTGAGATCGTTAGACCGTTTCTAATAGTTTTTTGGTCTTATTATTTGACACAAAAATTGACTTTGAATAGGCTTTTTAAGGCTATTTTCCTTTTTTTACTTCCTATTTTTTTGATTGTAATACAGCCTTCATTGGGTGTATCAATTTTAACAGCCATTTCTTTTATAGGAGTGTTTTTATCTTTGCCCTTTGATAAAAAGAAATTGTTTTTTCCAATGATTTTGATGTTAATTATTATTCCATTTTCTTATTTATTTTTGGCTCCTTATCAAAAGCAGAGAATTCAGACATTTTTGAACCCTTCTAGAGATCCATTTGGAGCTGGTTATAACAGTATCCAATCTATGATGGCTGTTGGGTCGGGTATGATTTTTGGACGAGGTCTAGGCAAGGGTGTGCAGACGCAACTTCAATTTTTACCAGAGAGACACACAGATTTTGTTTTTGCAGCTATATCTGAAGAAATGGGTTTTATCGGATCTTTCTTGGTTTTAGCATTATTTCTTGTTGTTTTTATTAGACTGTTGAATTTGATGTCTAAGGTAAAGTTGGCTTCTGCTTTCGCTTTTTTGTCGGGCTTGTTTGTTACACTTTTAGTTCAGGTTTTTGTTAATGTTGGTATGAATATGGGATTGATGCCAGTTACAGGAATTACATTGCCTTTTGTTTCTTCAGGCGGCTCTTCGTTTCTGGCTTTAATGACAGCGTTTGGGATTGTTACAAGTATTTACAGGAAGTTGTGACACTTGTTTTTATATGTTTTAGAGTTTAAAATATCCATTGCAATGAAAAGAGTAGTAATTAGGATAAAAGGCAGACAATATGAAGTAGTTGAAGGGGAAGAGCTTTTGATTGATAGAACCATTGAAAAAAAATTTGAACCGGAAGTTCTTTTGGTTTTTGACGAGGATTTTGTTAAGGTAGGTAAACCTTTGGTTGATAAAGCAAAAGTTGAGCTAGAAGTGTTAGGGGAACTAAAAGGTGAAAAGGTTGAAGTTTTGAAGTATAAAGCCAAATCTCGTTATAGAAGGAAGTATGGCTTCAGGCCTTTGTTTACAAAAGTTTTGGTTAAGTCAATTGAATTGTCTTAATTTCTCCAATCCAGATAAATCAAAGTATATCTAATTATATACTAGTATGTACTCTTGACAGTTGTGAAAAATTTGTTTATATTGTATTTCAGTTATGTCTAAGAAAAAACAAGGGGGTAAGGCAGCCCAACACGTAAGACCTGAGGGAAAAAGGTTGGGAATAAAAGTATCTGATAGCCAGAAAGTAGAAGCTGGTTCTGTTCTCGTTCGTCAGCGAGGGACGAAAATAAAAGCGGGGAAAGGAGTAAAAGTAGGTAGAGATCACACTTTGTACGCTATTGAATCAGGAAGGGTTAAGTTTAGGAATGTAGAAGGCAAAAAGGAGGTTTATATAACAGAAGCGTAGAATGGCAGAGGAAATAGTACAGCTTGAGGTAAACGAAATTAATCCCAATCCGTTACAGCCTCGTGGTGCAATTACTCCAGAAAGCCTGGTTGACTTAGTTGATTCTATTAAAGAACATGGTGTTCTTGAGCCTTTAGTGGTTGCAAAAACACCAGCAGGATACCAGATTATTGCTGGGGAACGTCGTTGGAGAGCTTCAAAATTAGCAGGATTGACTCATGTTCCTTGTATAATTCGTGAAACTACCCCAAAAGGAATGCTTGAAATGGCTTTGGTTGAAAATGTTCAAAGGGTTGATTTGAATCCAATTGATCGAGCAAAGGGTTTTGAGAGATTGATGAATGAATTTGGATTAACAACCTCAGAAGTTGCTATAAAAGTTGGAAAGTCGGTTTCCTATGTCTCAAATAGCGTAAGACTTTTGAGCCTGCCGGATGCATTAAAAGATGGTCTTTTGTCTGGTTTGATTACTGAAGGTCATGCTAGAGCTTTGGCAGGTATCGAAGACCCTGAGCTCATGATTGAGGCATACAAGATTGTTTTGAAAGAATCAGCATCAGTTAGGAGGGCTGAAGATTTGGCCAGAAAGATGAAACACAAGTTGAATCAAAAGCCGAAGCCAAAGACTGATTTAGCTTCCCTAAGAATAGTTTCAGATGAAATAGACAGAATGCAGGAAGAAATGACACAAGCTTTAAAGAAGTTAGAAAAAAACGAAAGGGAAAATTCTTCTCAAGTAAAATTGGTTCGTTCTAGAAGGGAAACTAGGATTACTTTTATATTTAAAGGTAGCCTTGAAGAGACAGAAGAAAGACTTCAGAAAATTTATAAGAGTGTAATCTCTTAATGTTTTATAAGTTGTAATTTACTTTGGGTACAATTCCAGCTTTTTGTGGTGGCCAGTAAACTAACCAAGCCTTTCCGATAATGTTTTTCTTTGATACAAAACCCCATGCTCTTGAATCAGACGAATATGACCTATTATCTCCCATCACAAAGAAATAATTATCTGGTACTACTACTTCTTTGTTGTTAGGGAGAAAAATTCCACCATTGGTGTAAAGACCAGCTGGTAAATATGTTTCTTCCAGCTTTTGACCGTTTATATAGACAAAACCATCTTTAATCGAAACAGTATCGCCTGGCAAGCCTATTATTCTTTTGATGTAGTCATCCTCTTCGTTTACTGGTGCTTTAAAAACTATGACATCTCCTCTTTGGGGTGGATGAAAACGATAGCTTATTTTATCAGTCAGCAAAAATTCTCCGTCTGGAAAGTTTGGCTGCATAGAATCACCCTTGATCTTATGAGGTTGAAATAGCAAAAGGTATATAAAAAGAAAAATAGAAATAGAGAAAACTATAGTTTGTATAAGGTCAGAAAAGAAAGATGCTAGTTTTTTAACATTTTCCATATGGAATCATTATATTTGTTTCTTTGGCAATACTTCAAGAAGGAAATTGATTATTAGAGTTTGCGATAACATCGTGGTAATTACTTTCTCTTTGACCTAGTGGTGTTACCCTTATGAATTTTGCTTTTTCCCAGAGTTCTTGGATATTTATTGCTCCCAAGTAAGAAAATCCG comes from Patescibacteria group bacterium and encodes:
- a CDS encoding cell wall shape-determining protein, which produces MKSSFLKDLDPVITISISLLVFLSVLTLNSIAPNLFPVYYFYILLGVILFFLFSRIDYEIISFFSPYIYWFSIFILFLVLLVGNVTRGAVRWIPLGSFTIQPAEIVRPFLIVFWSYYLTQKLTLNRLFKAIFLFLLPIFLIVIQPSLGVSILTAISFIGVFLSLPFDKKKLFFPMILMLIIIPFSYLFLAPYQKQRIQTFLNPSRDPFGAGYNSIQSMMAVGSGMIFGRGLGKGVQTQLQFLPERHTDFVFAAISEEMGFIGSFLVLALFLVVFIRLLNLMSKVKLASAFAFLSGLFVTLLVQVFVNVGMNMGLMPVTGITLPFVSSGGSSFLALMTAFGIVTSIYRKL
- the rplU gene encoding 50S ribosomal protein L21, translating into MKRVVIRIKGRQYEVVEGEELLIDRTIEKKFEPEVLLVFDEDFVKVGKPLVDKAKVELEVLGELKGEKVEVLKYKAKSRYRRKYGFRPLFTKVLVKSIELS
- a CDS encoding signal peptidase I; the encoded protein is MENVKKLASFFSDLIQTIVFSISIFLFIYLLLFQPHKIKGDSMQPNFPDGEFLLTDKISYRFHPPQRGDVIVFKAPVNEEDDYIKRIIGLPGDTVSIKDGFVYINGQKLEETYLPAGLYTNGGIFLPNNKEVVVPDNYFFVMGDNRSYSSDSRAWGFVSKKNIIGKAWLVYWPPQKAGIVPKVNYNL
- a CDS encoding ParB/RepB/Spo0J family partition protein — translated: MAEEIVQLEVNEINPNPLQPRGAITPESLVDLVDSIKEHGVLEPLVVAKTPAGYQIIAGERRWRASKLAGLTHVPCIIRETTPKGMLEMALVENVQRVDLNPIDRAKGFERLMNEFGLTTSEVAIKVGKSVSYVSNSVRLLSLPDALKDGLLSGLITEGHARALAGIEDPELMIEAYKIVLKESASVRRAEDLARKMKHKLNQKPKPKTDLASLRIVSDEIDRMQEEMTQALKKLEKNERENSSQVKLVRSRRETRITFIFKGSLEETEERLQKIYKSVIS
- the rpmA gene encoding 50S ribosomal protein L27, with the translated sequence MSKKKQGGKAAQHVRPEGKRLGIKVSDSQKVEAGSVLVRQRGTKIKAGKGVKVGRDHTLYAIESGRVKFRNVEGKKEVYITEA